From the genome of Oryza glaberrima chromosome 1, OglaRS2, whole genome shotgun sequence:
ttaatattttatgcgtgacttgtctttttatttttttcatatttttttcaaataagacgaacggtcaaatgttgggcacgaaaaccagggtttgtctttttttgggacggagggagtagataatacacttattttttaaagtaaagttCCTGAGCCTTTTTAACATATACTTGTCGGTGGGCTTAAGTTTTCCTTATAGTTCTGATATCTGTTTATGTTTGCCAGAAGAATGTATGTTCTACTTTCCTAGTCAGGATATTTAACTATTGTGCATTGGTAACTGATTTTGTGTATTCAAATTCACGGCTTGATAAATATTTCTATGCAGAAACCTTACTTCAAAGATTGCCCTTGGCTGGCGAATTCGCATGACCAACCATCTACTTCAATATTATTTGAAACGAAATGCTTTTTACAAGGTAAACTCTACTGATAGATTTGATTGTAAACATTGTTTTCTTGCACtttctaacatttttttctcttttacttttttttccatgaaagcTAAGCagtttgagtttttctttttcaggtaTTTAACATGTCAGGCATCGATATTGATGCAGACCAAAGAATCACACATGATGTGGAGAAGTTGACCAATGATCTTGCTGGCCTAGTTACGGGAATGGTGAAACCACTTGTTGACATTCTTTGGTGAGTTTGTCATGGTCTAAAATATTACCCAGGTGTTCTTTGATTAATCAGGTTTTCTTAGCAAGTCCACTATTACTCTCCAGGTTTACATGGAGAATGAAGATTTTGTCAGGGCGAAGGGGAGTTGCTATTTTGTACGCATACATGTTGCTAGGTCTTGGTTTTCTAAGAGCTGTTTCCCCTGACTTTGGTGATCTTGCAAATCAAGAACAAGAACTTGAAGGAACATTCAGGTTAGTGACATATGATTTGCGGTCATTGGCAAAGTTGACTTTATTACTAAGGAACTTCCAAGTATTGACCTTGTTAATTTCACAGGTTCATGCACTCAAGATTGCGGACACATGCTGAGTCAATAGCTTTCTTTGGTGGTGGATCAAGGGAAAAAGCTGTGAGTTTTTCATGTCTCATAAATGCTGCTTAAAATTTCTAGTTTCCACATTATAATTCTTGTGGGCAATATGTTTTTTGTGTATACAAATTTCTTGTTGCTTTTGAACATCTGGTACAGATCTGTTAGTAAATTTACATGCCCTAATATTATGATTATTTTATCGTAAATCAGATGGTTGAAGCTAAATTCACAACGATGCTTAACCACTCAAGGACTCTTCTGAGAAAAAGATGGCTATATGGTATTTTTGATGATTTCGTGACGAAGCAGCTACCTCACAATGTGACATGGGGGCTTAGTTTGTTATATGCTTTGGAACACAAGGGGGACCGAGCTTTGACTTCAACTCAAGGTtgataaatttttcaaatccaaatgatattatttttgcaTAGAATTTCCCAACAAGTTCTCAATTTCGGATTGCAGGAGAGTTGGCACATGCACTTCGATTCTTGGCATCTGTGGTGTCACAAAGCTTTATAGCTTTTGGTGATATTCTTGAGTTACATAAAAAATTCCTTGAACTGTCCGGTGGTATTAATAGGGTGTTTGAACTCGAAGAGCTTCTACAGACATCTCAAAGCAGTAAGTTCTCAGTACACTGTAAATTTtactcgattttttttttggatgagaGACAGTAGGGAGAAACCAGACTATAAGGGGTTGGATCTGTACAAAAGAGGCTTTCTCCACTGTAAATATTAAGTACCCACTGTTAAAACTAACTATCCCAGCCACTGAGAGATCTCAAAACTAAGAAGTTACCAACTCTCAGAAATTCTAAATCAATAACGAGAAGTTTTCCCCATCATAAGTTATGGCCTTATGGGGCACCCATCAAATCCTCAATGGTTATTCTCAATAACCAAGCCAGTGAGGTATCAGCTCAATAATCTACTACCAGTCTGTTGCACTCTCTGCAAACATATGCTTGAGTTTGAAGTTATGCCGTTCAAATATACTATGATGCTAATTTTTAATGGGTAATTAACTTCTGACATCTGCAAACTAAAGAACAGTTACTGTCTATATTACAGATTCTTAAATCTGTAAACTTTGTCGAAGGGTGCAAAGATGTAAATCTTCTGATACATCATGTctataaataaagaaaattcTAAATTGACTGTCTTTCTGCTGTTTCCCTGGACACTGAAAACCATTTAGGAGTAGTTTTTAGTTGGAGCCCACATTCTTCAGTACAATATCTTGTCTGATATTGTCCCTGAATTAAAAAACATCATGTCTGGTATACACCTGTTAACTATCTTTAACTTTATAAGAAGCAACATGTGCTGATTTTAGGAACCTTCTCCTTGTTCAAAGCTACAAATCAGCACATGTTGCTTCTTATAAAGTTACATCTTAAACAGATTTGCCATTGTTGATGAAATTGTCAGACTTGATGTTTTGCCATTTGTTATCTTAATGCTACGAATTGTAGCTTCATATGTTACTGTTGTTTTTCTAGATGCTGCCATGCCCTCTAATCCTATTATTGCGGCATCGGAAGAAATTATTTCCCTCCATGATGTGGATATCGTAACGCCATCTCAAAAGCTATTGGCTACCCAGTTATCTTGTGATGTATCTCAAGGAAAAAGCCTTCTTGTGACTGGTACATCATCTGGCAGCTTTTCGTCCTAGCTTTTATTTACTTTCATGTTTACATTATATGTTCTAATATCTATCATGCTGTTTTCTTAAGGCCCAAATGGCAGTGGCAAGAGCTCCATTTTTAGGGTGCTCCGAGGTTTGTGGCCCATCGCTTCAGGGAGGCTTACCATGCCGTCTGATGGCATCTTTCATGTTCCGCAACGTCCGTATACTTGTCTAGGAACCTTGAGGGATCAGATCATATATCCCCTCTCTCATGAGGAGGCAGAGTTGAAGGTTCTTTCATTATACAAATCAGGTTAGTGCCAGCTAactttgaaaaggaaaaaatatctgcctattttaactaatgaatttTTAAGCACTCCTTTATTTTGATTATGGCTTTTAACAAACTTCTATGTTGACCATTTCCTGTTCTGTTATGAGCAATGTATTTGTTGGTAATGTAACATCACACCCTTATCCTTGATGATGTAGGTGACAAGGCAATAACTTCTGGGTCACTGGATGATCACCTGAAGACAATTCTAGAGAATGTTCGATTGGTCTATCTTCTAGAAAGAGAAGGGTGGGATGCTACTCCTAACTGGGAAGATATTCTATCCTTGGGAGAACAGCAGAGGCTAGGCATGGTCAGTGATTTTGCTTCAGCTTATATTTGTTGTCTAACTAATTtccatttgttttttatggATGTATACCTTTACTAAGTGGGTAATAAATGCTTTCTTTCGTTTTTTATGGATATATACCTTTACTAAGTGGGTAATAAATGCTTTCTTTCCAGGCTCGTTTGTTCTTCCACTGTCCAAAATTTGGTATCCTAGACGAGTGCACCAAGTATGTAGCGTATAGTTTTTTAATGTTCTCATTTCCATTTTTTACCAATCAATGCACAGCTCTTATAAAGCATACTCATTGCAGTGCCACAAGTGTCGATGTTGAGGAGCATTTGTACAAGATAGCAACTAGTATGGGCATAACTGTCATCACCTCGTCACAAGTAAGTATCATCTAGATACCCACTTATCCTAACTCTTCAAatggtgaataaaaaaaaacatggttttCATTTCTATCCATTTTGTTTCTAGTTGATGGTATTTTGCATCTTAAGCTTACATCTTTGTCAGAAGTGAAATTTGGGTTGATGATGCCTTTCTCTCATTTATTCATTTGCAGAGGCCTGCTCTGATACCCTTCCATTCGTTGGAGCTGAAACTCATCGATGGTGAAGGAAAGTGGGAACTATGTACAATCAACCAATAATTGATGTGGCCAACTTGAATTTTTGACGAGTTTTCATCAAGTGCCTATTCACCAGTGGCTGCCTTTACAAGCCATGAAGAAAATACCAATTCACATTAGGAGACTTGCATACTTTCACGCAGCATATGCGCTTATACGAGATTCTTTTTTCCTTGGTTAGAGGTTTGAGATATAGCAAAACAACATACAGGAGTTGTAGAGTGGAAAGGTAGATATTGACTTGTAGCCCCTAAGAAGATAGATAGCGTAGTACATAATTTGTCCTTCCAGCCTAATTGATTGGCTTGTAGCAATTGTAACACGGAGCACGAAGTGTGCCCTTGTAAATGTTAGctcttttatatagaaaaaatatcttttattttgttatttcggtgttatgttttttttgttccatGTCAGTTCAGCTATATActagtttgaagtttgaactttAACTTGTCCGATTCCAGCATCTGGTACATATcgagggcctgtttgggggagttttAGATTTTAGATtatgagaagcagctgtttggtagccagcttttgagaatctggaaaagctctgaaattCAACTTCTGGctttttagttcattttttagaatctgtaactacagattctctgaagctgtggactgtttggggcagcttctagcagaagcagtttttgggaaaaactgTAGCTGGgataagctcccccaaacagggcctgAGCCATACACGAAATGGAACATgaatataaatttgaaaattgctATCCATCCTTCGCCCGATCTTTCTGATAATCGTCGGTTGATTTTGTGAGAATTGGACGCAACGTAGTGATTCGTATGCGCTCCGGCAAGCTCATCTTCTTCAGTAATGTAGTGATTCTGATTCACGATTTCGCATGTACTCCTGCAGGCTGCGTTTGATTTATCTTATTGGCCAAGGctctgtttagatcccaccttaAAATTTTTTACTCTGTCAtatcaaacgtttgaacacctacgtgaagtattaaatataggctaaaaaaactaattgcacagattgtgtCACaggacgaatcttttaagcctaattgctccatgatttgataatgtggtactacagtaaacatttgttaatgacagataaattaggcttaataaattcatctcgcgatttacagacggattatgtaattagtttttttattagtgtccgaacaccctatgcgacaccctattactatataatatccaatgtgacacgccaaaactttataccCTTGGATAAACACCCCCCAAGTATTCCATCGTTTTTATGAGTACTATTTCTCTAAATACTAAATGGTTTGTGAGCTCTGTTTCTCAAACTAACGTTTTGTACAAAAGATATTTATAAGgaggtttattaaaaaaaccacataaatttattttttttaagtttatagcAATCAatataagtactccctccatcccataaaaaatccaATCCTGGAGAGACCATCTGTtactactatctccgtcccagaatataagaagttttagagttggatacggtattaaaatatgtaaaattaaatgaggaaagattgtgattggttaagaaatAGAGGTCGATAAGAAAAGTGAATGGTTTagggttgtgattagttgagaaaGGAATGTTGGCGGAGAAGTTTtgtattttgagacaaatcttAAGTGCTAAAAAATCgttatattttgaaactgaGTGAGTAGCACCGAAAATAAGCTGTTTTTGTCACCCGTGAGAGCatctcgagaaaaaaaaaacatgactgTCTCAAATTCGATTTTGAGCGTTTTTCGTTAGAACTTGGTTTTTGTAGCCGACGATTCATACTACAAGAGATCGTGTAAAGTCCGAATCACAGCGTATTAATATGCTTCACTTTTCACATGGAAACGAACGAACGAAACAGAGTTTGCTAAGGCTTTTGCTGAGAGAGGAGCACGAGCAATCCCTGTGGGCCGACGAGGATCTCGCTGGCGAAGCTGACGAGGCCGAACCACACCACCGGCGtgacgtcgacgccgccgagcGGCGGGATCACCTTCCTCGTCACGGCGAGGAGCGGCTCCGTCGGCGCGTACGCCACCACGTAGGGGAACTCCCTCACGGGGAGCCTCGGGTACCACGACATCACGATCCGGGCGATGAACAGGAACCCGAACGCCGATAGCGCCGGCCCGGCCACCCCGatcgccgccttcgccgtcgctgggTCCAgctcccccaccaccgccaccgccctgcACAccccctccgccacctcctgccACTGACGCTccggtgcagcagcagcagcagcagcgtggCATTGGCCggtcatggccgccgccgtcgtcgccgcggccacggcgagCTGGCCGTGTGACCCTCGCTGCTGCTTCACATCGttgcttcttctccttcttcgtCCTTGTGCTATCTCGATGTCCTGTAGTTTGGAGAAATCAATCCATGTCGATGAAGATGAACAAATTAAACAGTGCATCGGCGGTGATCGATCCAGCAACCAAGAAGATGATTACCTTGGCGGCGCTGGCGACGATGCACCTCCTGGCGGAGAAGAGCATGGACACTGTCCTGGACATGGAGGcttccatggccatggccacgaGGAGGAGAGGCCTTCCTTGCTTTGCCTTACTTTGGATAAGGCGAATTGAAGAGCCAAGGTGGGGGAGGGAAGAAGACGACACTGCCCGCCACGTTGCTCTTTCTACTGGGCCTCCAATTGAGACGGCCTAAGCCCACTGGCGATgcgaccaaaaaaaaaaacaaaaaccctaCGGCCCAACACAAGCAATCGTCTCCCAACatcaccgcggcggcggcggcggcggcggcggctttccACCTCCCCGCCGGCTTCGCGCTCCCAACCTCGCCGTCGTTCGTCATGTTCCGGCTGCGCTCCTCCGCTCGCCTGCTGAGAGAGGTGAGCCGGCCACCGGCGGTCTGCTACTTCTAGTTCTAGGGTTTAGCGGGTGCTTCTCGCTTACGATTTCAGTATGGCTTGTGGTTCGCGTTGCAGCTACGGGAGGCGTCGCGGTCGTCGGGGCGCCGCCGGGAATGGCTCTCCGGCGGCGCAGTAGCCTCCGCCGCGCGGACGACCTCGCTCCTGCACCCTCTGCCCGGGCTCGACGTCCCGCAGTGCCTCCCCGACCAGCTCGGCGTCCTGCCCACCCGCGTCACCACGCTCCCCAACGGCGTCCGCGTCGCCTCCGAGGACCTCCCGGTATTGGATACTCTATGCTCCTCTGctgtgctgcggcggcggcggcggcgacgaggctgaCGCTGTGTGAGGGTTTCTGGTGCAGGGCCCGTCGGCGTGCGTAGGGGTGTTCGTGGATTCCGGCTCGGTTTACGagacggcggagacggccggCGTGTCACACCTGCTCGAGAGGCTGTCCTTCAAGGACACGGCGCACCGCAGCCACCTGCAGATTGTGCAGGATGTGGAGGCCACCGGAGGAAACATCGGGGCGTCTGCATCAAGGGAGCAGACGGTGTACAGCTACGAGACTCTCAAGGCCTACTTGCCGCAGGCCATCGAGGTGCTCATCGACTGTGTCCGCAATCCATTGTTCCTCCAAGACGAAGTCGAGCGACAGGTGCTGGACTCATGGATAGACTAGCCTCTAAGATACAGCTTATTACTAGCTATTTGCAGCGCACTGATTATGGTTGTTTGGTTTATCAGGTGGCCTTTGCCAGAGAAGAAGTTCAGGAGCTACAGAAGAACCCTGAGAGATTTCTTCAGGAATCACTTAATCTAGTTGGATACACGGGTGCTCTTGCAAATCCGCTAGTAGCCCCTGAGGAGAGTCTCACACGAATCAATGGCAGTATTATTCAAAAGTTCTATCACGTAATTCTCTTGCTTCTGTATCacatttgacttataaattactCATAAATGCTACTCAATTCATGCTGTTCGTAGTTTCCAAACGATGCTAAAATGCAAGTGTAGCTCTATCTCTATAGCTCAGTGCCTCAGTTaacaaatttatgaaaaaaaaaatctattactGAACAGGAGAACTTCACTGCTGATCGCTTGGTTGTAGCAGCATCAGGTGTTGATCATCAATGCCTTTTAGATGTTGCAGAGCCTTTATTGTCTGATTGGCACAAGGGCTCCCCAGTGGAAAGGCCAGAGTCTAAGTATATCGGTGGGGATTTTAGACATAGAGCAGACTCAGAGGTAATATACTTCCCATCAACACTACTTTGCCTATTCTTTTGGGGTTTCCTTTTGCTCTAAAATTGAAACCCTGCTCATTCCTCTCCCTGCAGATGACCCATGTTGCTTTGGCTTTCGAAGTGCCCGGGGGCTGGCTTGAAGAGAGAGATGCCACAATTATGACTGTAGTACAGGTATACTTAATGAGTGGGTATTTACTAAAAACAATCTGGCCTATGTTGACATCTGCATCCCAACTGCACTTTCTAACATATATCCATGAATATGCCAAAATATTTTGTAGACTTTAATGGGCGGTGGTGGTTCATTCTCTTCTGGTGGTCCTGGAAAAGGGATGCATTCACGGCTTTGTAAGTAATTATCTCTCGACAACCATTTGACTTTAGTAGGATTGCAAATTGCTACAATATGGAATAATGAATATAGATTAGATTGTGCTTTTAATAGCCGTTGTTGTGTAATTGCTGCTTTTATTTTGCCGTTTTAGTTATTTCAGTtcctaaagttttttttttaaaaaaaaaggctataAGTTGAACTGTTATTTCTTTGCAGATCTGAATCATTCTCTTGACAACCATTTGATAGTAGGATTGCAAACTGCTACAATATGGAATAatgaatatatatttgattgTGTTTTTAATAGCCATTTTTGTGTTAGTGCTGCTTGTTTAGTACCCTAGTTTTTTTGGCCGTTTTAGTTATTTcagttttttaagtttttttttttgaaaggctATAAGTTGAACTGTTATTTCTTTTCAGATCTGCGTGTCTTAACTAAATACCACACAGTCGAATCATTTTCGGCATTTAGCAATGCATTTGATAGAAGTGGCCTCTTTGGTATTTACTTGACCA
Proteins encoded in this window:
- the LOC127782869 gene encoding protein COFACTOR ASSEMBLY OF COMPLEX C SUBUNIT B CCB3, chloroplastic, whose translation is MAMEASMSRTVSMLFSARRCIVASAAKDIEIAQGRRRRRSNDVKQQRGSHGQLAVAAATTAAAMTGQCHAAAAAAAPERQWQEVAEGVCRAVAVVGELDPATAKAAIGVAGPALSAFGFLFIARIVMSWYPRLPVREFPYVVAYAPTEPLLAVTRKVIPPLGGVDVTPVVWFGLVSFASEILVGPQGLLVLLSQQKP